One window of Magallana gigas chromosome 2, xbMagGiga1.1, whole genome shotgun sequence genomic DNA carries:
- the LOC105321688 gene encoding galanin receptor type 1 isoform X1, giving the protein MNDTSEESVDVLVSYDDFNYTYSYQDSLDWLPLNELVPCVTFYVIIGLLGITGNSLVIIVILALPRTRNITNLFLLSLASADLLLVLVCVPIKCATFFSYTWRMGAFLCIFTHFTQTVSMVCSVMTLTVMSIERFVAIVYPLRARSVCTVRHARVVIGVIWTLSCVLSAPVLYIQDLKEVGHQIKAYWCIKTAQSPVHSLLFEVYMFVILFIVPITIMVISYSRISHEIWNVSSRRASLSARRPEEVRIRSKRYSKENGASQELITKKRINDAQIISNDAKTRKQVILMLIVIVLFFFLCWGPILLNNLLVALNVLDKLNIGFLKPMRMAFHLLSYSNSCVNPIVYGIMSHNFRDRLRRTLSRRATRNRSLTATSTFQSRSSTMRRRQNSNYSKTRL; this is encoded by the exons ATGAATGACACATCCGAAGAAAGCGTTGATGTGTTGGTCTCTTATGACGATTTCAACTATACCTACAGTTACCAAGACAGCCTGGACTGGCTACCTCTGAATGAACTGGTACCCTGTGTAACATTCTACGTCATCATTGGACTGTTGGGAATTACCGGGAATTCTCTGGTCATTATAGTCATTTTGGCGCTCCCCAGGACGAGGAATATAACTAACCTGTTCCTGTTGAGCCTGGCCTCGGCAGACCTATTGCTCGTACTTGTTTGTGTTCCAATCAAG TGCGCCACCTTTTTCTCCTACACGTGGCGGATGGGCGCCTTCCTGTGCATCTTCACCCACTTCACTCAGACCGTCTCCATGGTGTGTtctgtcatgaccttgaccgtGATGAGCATAGAGAG GTTTGTGGCCATCGTGTACCCTCTACGTGCACGGTCTGTCTGCACGGTTCGTCACGCTAGAGTTGTCATTGGTGTCATCTGGACACTCTCCTGTGTCCTCAGTGCTCCTGTACTTTACATTCAG gACCTAAAAGAAGTGGGGCATCAAATCAAGGCCTACTGGTGTATAAAGACGGCCCAGTCCCCCGTCCACAGCCTGCTGTTTGAGGTCTACATGTTTGTCATCCTGTTCATCGTACCTATTACAATCATGGTGATCTCGTACAGTCGGATATCTCACGAGATTTGGAACGTATCCTCCAGGCGAGCATCGCTGTCAGCGAGAAG ACCAGAAGAAGTTAGAATAAGGTCAAAACGTTATTCGAAAGAAAATGGCGCCTCGCAAGAACTGATAACGAAAAAGCGAATAAATGACGCTCAGATCATATCTAACGATGCTAAAACAAGAAAACAG GTCATCCTTATGCTGATAGTCATAGTACTATTCTTCTTCTTATGCTGGGGGCCCATACTTCTGAACAACTTATTGGTGGCCTTAAATGTCCTGGATAAACTGAACATAGGCTTCCTGAAGCCGATGAGGATGGCCTTTCACCTCTTGTCCTACTCTAACAGTTGCGTTAACCCCATTGTCTATGGCATCATGTCCCACAACTTTAGAGACCGTTTGCGGAGGACCCTGTCTAGAAGAGCGACCAGGAACCGCAGTCTGACGGCCACAAGTACATTTCAAAGCAGATCGTCTACAATGAGGCGTCGGCAAAATTCaaactacagtaaaacacggttataa
- the LOC105321688 gene encoding pyroglutamylated RF-amide peptide receptor isoform X2, with product MGAFLCIFTHFTQTVSMVCSVMTLTVMSIERFVAIVYPLRARSVCTVRHARVVIGVIWTLSCVLSAPVLYIQDLKEVGHQIKAYWCIKTAQSPVHSLLFEVYMFVILFIVPITIMVISYSRISHEIWNVSSRRASLSARRPEEVRIRSKRYSKENGASQELITKKRINDAQIISNDAKTRKQVILMLIVIVLFFFLCWGPILLNNLLVALNVLDKLNIGFLKPMRMAFHLLSYSNSCVNPIVYGIMSHNFRDRLRRTLSRRATRNRSLTATSTFQSRSSTMRRRQNSNYSKTRL from the exons ATGGGCGCCTTCCTGTGCATCTTCACCCACTTCACTCAGACCGTCTCCATGGTGTGTtctgtcatgaccttgaccgtGATGAGCATAGAGAG GTTTGTGGCCATCGTGTACCCTCTACGTGCACGGTCTGTCTGCACGGTTCGTCACGCTAGAGTTGTCATTGGTGTCATCTGGACACTCTCCTGTGTCCTCAGTGCTCCTGTACTTTACATTCAG gACCTAAAAGAAGTGGGGCATCAAATCAAGGCCTACTGGTGTATAAAGACGGCCCAGTCCCCCGTCCACAGCCTGCTGTTTGAGGTCTACATGTTTGTCATCCTGTTCATCGTACCTATTACAATCATGGTGATCTCGTACAGTCGGATATCTCACGAGATTTGGAACGTATCCTCCAGGCGAGCATCGCTGTCAGCGAGAAG ACCAGAAGAAGTTAGAATAAGGTCAAAACGTTATTCGAAAGAAAATGGCGCCTCGCAAGAACTGATAACGAAAAAGCGAATAAATGACGCTCAGATCATATCTAACGATGCTAAAACAAGAAAACAG GTCATCCTTATGCTGATAGTCATAGTACTATTCTTCTTCTTATGCTGGGGGCCCATACTTCTGAACAACTTATTGGTGGCCTTAAATGTCCTGGATAAACTGAACATAGGCTTCCTGAAGCCGATGAGGATGGCCTTTCACCTCTTGTCCTACTCTAACAGTTGCGTTAACCCCATTGTCTATGGCATCATGTCCCACAACTTTAGAGACCGTTTGCGGAGGACCCTGTCTAGAAGAGCGACCAGGAACCGCAGTCTGACGGCCACAAGTACATTTCAAAGCAGATCGTCTACAATGAGGCGTCGGCAAAATTCaaactacagtaaaacacggttataa
- the LOC117681655 gene encoding fibrinolytic enzyme, isozyme C isoform X2 has product MNRISEGGMTTGISKVTVHPQFDSSSPGFPNDIALVELQTPFLAGGSIQIASLPSSKTEDFSNLPDCWMTGWGRTSGSSGYSDVLMEAQVTNIRNTQCVNQWNNVPSAAILDNHVCTYEKGKSSCSGDIGGPYVCMKDGQYKLVGVMSWGIQTCSGDYPSVCVRVSNYLDWISISI; this is encoded by the exons ATGAACAGGATATCAGAAGGCGGGATGACAACAGGAATATCTAAAGTGACTGTG CATCCCCAGTTCGACAGTAGCTCTCCAGGATTCCCGAACGACATCGCTCTTGTTGAACTCCAGACGCCATTCCTGGCCGGTGGGTCCATCCAGATCGCCAGTCTACCGTCCAGTAAGACTGAGGATTTCTCCAATCTTCCCGACTGTTGGATGACGGGATGGGGAAGGACTTCCG GTAGTTCCGGATATTCTGACGTTTTGATGGAAGCCCAAGTGACCAATATAAGAAACACACAATGTGTCAATCAATGGAACAACGTTCCAAGCGCCGCCATACTGGACAACCATGTCTGTACCTATGAAAAAGGAAAGTCGTCTTGTAGT GGTGACATCGGCGGCCCGTATGTCTGTATGAAGGATGGTCAGTACAAGCTGGTGGGGGTCATGTCCTGGGGGATACAGACCTGTAGCGGCGACTACCCCAGTGTCTGCGTCAGGGTCTCCAACTATCTGGACTGGATATCAATCTCCATCTGA
- the LOC117681655 gene encoding fibrinolytic enzyme, isozyme C isoform X1 has translation MCPVSGKNCISSLRVAAGMNRISEGGMTTGISKVTVHPQFDSSSPGFPNDIALVELQTPFLAGGSIQIASLPSSKTEDFSNLPDCWMTGWGRTSGSSGYSDVLMEAQVTNIRNTQCVNQWNNVPSAAILDNHVCTYEKGKSSCSGDIGGPYVCMKDGQYKLVGVMSWGIQTCSGDYPSVCVRVSNYLDWISISI, from the exons ATGTGTCCGGTCTCGGGTAAAAATTG CATTTCGTCTTTGAGAGTTGCGGCAGGAATGAACAGGATATCAGAAGGCGGGATGACAACAGGAATATCTAAAGTGACTGTG CATCCCCAGTTCGACAGTAGCTCTCCAGGATTCCCGAACGACATCGCTCTTGTTGAACTCCAGACGCCATTCCTGGCCGGTGGGTCCATCCAGATCGCCAGTCTACCGTCCAGTAAGACTGAGGATTTCTCCAATCTTCCCGACTGTTGGATGACGGGATGGGGAAGGACTTCCG GTAGTTCCGGATATTCTGACGTTTTGATGGAAGCCCAAGTGACCAATATAAGAAACACACAATGTGTCAATCAATGGAACAACGTTCCAAGCGCCGCCATACTGGACAACCATGTCTGTACCTATGAAAAAGGAAAGTCGTCTTGTAGT GGTGACATCGGCGGCCCGTATGTCTGTATGAAGGATGGTCAGTACAAGCTGGTGGGGGTCATGTCCTGGGGGATACAGACCTGTAGCGGCGACTACCCCAGTGTCTGCGTCAGGGTCTCCAACTATCTGGACTGGATATCAATCTCCATCTGA